From a region of the Halanaerobium hydrogeniformans genome:
- a CDS encoding MotA/TolQ/ExbB proton channel family protein, with protein sequence MIGEFINKAGIIAYPLLLSAFLVIFMVFERSIIYFLKYRSIKKTKYLRDIKEFYNDQADEDNLIVKNKGITAQIYNAVLSKKPVNKEQFQLFMDAEEVDKLPELERGLGLLNFLAQASPTLGLLGTVSGMINTFQVLGIGGSPEQMAVGISEALFTTAAGLVISLPALAFYHYFYSKIDKLVNQMDNLRLETKNLLYNGYKKEID encoded by the coding sequence ATGATTGGAGAGTTTATAAATAAAGCAGGTATTATAGCATATCCCTTATTACTATCTGCATTTTTAGTTATTTTTATGGTATTTGAGAGATCTATAATATATTTTCTTAAATACAGAAGCATTAAAAAAACCAAATATTTAAGAGATATTAAAGAATTCTATAATGATCAGGCTGATGAAGATAATTTAATTGTCAAAAACAAAGGTATTACCGCTCAAATATATAATGCAGTTCTTTCTAAAAAACCGGTCAACAAAGAGCAGTTTCAGCTTTTTATGGATGCAGAAGAAGTAGATAAATTACCAGAATTAGAAAGAGGTCTTGGTTTATTAAACTTTTTAGCTCAGGCATCACCTACTTTAGGTTTATTAGGTACTGTAAGTGGAATGATTAACACCTTTCAGGTACTTGGTATTGGTGGAAGTCCTGAACAGATGGCAGTTGGTATTTCAGAAGCATTATTTACAACTGCGGCAGGTCTGGTTATTTCTTTACCAGCTTTAGCATTTTATCACTATTTTTATTCTAAAATTGATAAACTTGTTAATCAAATGGATAATTTGCGCTTAGAAACCAAAAACCTGCTTTATAATGGTTATAAAAAGGAGATTGATTAA
- a CDS encoding YraN family protein: protein MALHNQIGELGEDIAAKHLKNKGYLIIERNYRNNFGEIDIIAQKDDYTIFIEVKSRTSEDYLYLAENLYYTQIEHLKNTASYYFLENDKEIDNIRFDLIAIKINKIDKTADELKHFKNIID, encoded by the coding sequence ATGGCTTTACATAATCAGATCGGAGAACTTGGTGAAGATATTGCAGCAAAGCATTTAAAAAACAAAGGTTATTTGATTATAGAGAGAAATTACAGGAATAATTTTGGCGAAATTGATATTATTGCTCAAAAAGATGATTACACTATTTTCATAGAAGTCAAAAGCAGAACCTCAGAAGATTACCTCTATTTGGCGGAAAATCTTTATTATACTCAAATTGAACATTTAAAAAATACTGCTTCATACTATTTTTTAGAGAATGACAAAGAAATTGATAACATTCGCTTTGATTTAATTGCCATTAAAATTAATAAAATAGATAAAACTGCTGATGAGCTCAAACATTTTAAAAATATCATTGATTGA
- a CDS encoding TonB-dependent receptor plug domain-containing protein, which translates to MLKRAVLVLLAALLIFVIPVGAQEDVIDLDEVVVTASRYEEAIMDTPVSIEVISQEDIAQSNSQNVADLLNTYTGVSITDFGGPAGAKQVNIRGASASQVLILLDGQPINEPQNGGFDLGLIPTNNIERIEVIKGPASVIYGANAMGGVVNIITKDIEVEPQTRVSLNYGSYNNFTYELSHSQRFDDLGVYLSYLNRDSDGLEDGEKLEQETVFARLNYQLSNHSDLTFTFEDNTSDKIIGGSVQDDHFQNLNLKWNTQKENRDTSVSVFRNYQERLYPSDGSKHERYQTGLNINNTNYFDNHILNYGFEIKEDDVESTDIIGGQQKNTNKALYIQDDWGINDQLNLKIGARYDDHEEYGSELSPQIGANYKLSDNYSLVASAAQAFRAPTFDDLYGTYPPNPDWFFPGFEGNPDLKAETSDNYEIGLRFNFQNTSGQLSLFQRKVDNLITSFEDNGINTRINIEGTSEFKGIELGLDRKLAENINTKLNYTYLDARDQNDNRLANQPYHNAKLSLNYNDQVNRISLDGRLVAGRLDMPSYFVLDSRFSRPLEIRERDFNMTFSINNLLDRDYQVVSPLDMPGRNFMLSLGTSF; encoded by the coding sequence ATGTTAAAAAGGGCAGTTTTAGTTTTGCTTGCAGCATTATTAATTTTTGTTATACCAGTTGGTGCGCAAGAAGATGTCATTGATCTAGATGAAGTAGTAGTCACAGCAAGTAGATATGAAGAGGCAATTATGGATACTCCAGTAAGTATTGAAGTTATCAGCCAGGAGGATATAGCACAGAGCAATTCTCAAAATGTAGCTGATCTATTAAATACATATACAGGAGTTTCTATAACTGATTTTGGTGGTCCAGCAGGAGCTAAACAGGTAAATATTAGAGGAGCCAGTGCAAGTCAAGTTTTAATTTTATTAGATGGTCAGCCGATCAATGAACCCCAAAATGGTGGTTTTGATTTAGGTTTAATACCTACCAATAATATTGAAAGAATAGAGGTTATCAAAGGGCCTGCTTCAGTAATTTATGGTGCAAATGCCATGGGTGGAGTAGTTAATATTATTACTAAAGATATAGAAGTTGAACCACAAACTAGAGTTTCTTTGAACTATGGTTCTTATAATAATTTTACTTATGAACTTTCACATTCACAGAGATTTGATGATTTGGGAGTATATTTATCATATTTAAATAGAGATTCTGATGGTCTTGAAGATGGAGAAAAATTAGAACAGGAAACTGTATTCGCCAGATTAAATTATCAGCTCAGTAATCATTCTGATTTAACTTTTACATTTGAGGATAATACTTCTGATAAAATAATTGGTGGCAGTGTTCAAGATGATCATTTTCAAAATCTTAATTTGAAATGGAATACTCAAAAAGAAAATAGAGATACATCTGTTAGTGTTTTTAGAAATTATCAGGAAAGATTATATCCTAGTGACGGTTCCAAACATGAAAGATACCAAACTGGTTTAAATATAAATAATACTAATTATTTTGATAATCACATTTTAAATTATGGCTTTGAGATAAAGGAAGATGATGTTGAGAGTACAGATATCATTGGAGGTCAACAAAAAAATACCAATAAAGCTTTATATATTCAAGATGACTGGGGAATTAATGATCAGCTTAACTTAAAAATTGGGGCTCGCTATGATGATCATGAAGAATATGGTTCTGAATTAAGCCCGCAGATTGGAGCAAATTATAAGTTGAGTGATAATTACAGTCTGGTTGCTTCTGCAGCTCAGGCTTTTAGAGCTCCTACTTTTGATGATTTATATGGTACTTATCCTCCTAATCCTGATTGGTTTTTTCCTGGCTTTGAGGGTAATCCTGATTTAAAGGCAGAAACTAGTGATAATTATGAGATAGGTTTAAGATTTAACTTTCAAAATACTTCAGGTCAATTAAGTTTGTTTCAAAGAAAAGTTGATAATTTAATCACTAGTTTTGAAGATAATGGAATTAATACCAGAATAAATATAGAAGGTACTTCTGAATTTAAGGGAATAGAATTAGGACTTGATAGAAAATTAGCAGAAAATATTAACACAAAATTAAACTATACTTATTTAGATGCTAGAGATCAAAATGATAATCGTTTAGCTAATCAACCATATCATAATGCAAAACTTAGCCTAAATTATAATGATCAAGTTAATAGAATTTCCTTAGATGGTAGATTGGTTGCTGGTCGATTAGATATGCCAAGCTATTTTGTCTTAGATTCTAGATTTAGCAGACCATTAGAAATAAGAGAAAGAGATTTTAATATGACATTCTCAATAAATAACTTATTGGATAGGGATTATCAAGTAGTCAGTCCTTTAGATATGCCTGGTCGTAACTTTATGTTAAGTTTAGGAACTTCATTCTAA
- a CDS encoding energy transducer TonB encodes MKKEDKFVFVLSFILSLSMLFLLEACPFRLLANDIQVVEREEVEIELLLSDAAELFEEEGGSEAAEDSDSALEEEIAQEDSTSEAEVSEEVEPEPDRETETQYEETEEELAEEPEEVEERPEIEEEPEEEIEEVEEKPEVEEVVEIEEEIEEEPEELEEVEVVEEAEVEVEEELNESEEEQLPEWVLNQNEVEEPEESEDDSFDLDSYLAELRNNNDDADDEENEVVDEIVNRESEEVESSQPAEEQIENGGSDDTDSGEDEIYDLRENGHSGIDRPSIRNHRAPEYPPQMRRRNIEGRVILSLKIDQDGKTSEFEIHDSSGYDAFDQAALSAVKEWEFEAAKLDDQFVSVRITLPIRFELD; translated from the coding sequence ATGAAAAAAGAAGATAAGTTTGTTTTTGTATTAAGTTTCATATTATCATTATCCATGCTCTTTCTGCTAGAAGCCTGCCCATTCAGGCTTCTAGCCAATGATATTCAGGTAGTTGAGAGGGAAGAGGTAGAAATAGAATTATTATTATCTGATGCAGCAGAGCTATTTGAAGAAGAAGGTGGTTCTGAGGCAGCAGAGGATAGTGATTCTGCTTTAGAGGAAGAGATTGCTCAGGAAGATAGTACTTCTGAGGCAGAAGTAAGTGAAGAAGTTGAACCTGAGCCAGATAGAGAAACAGAGACTCAATATGAAGAAACTGAAGAAGAATTAGCTGAAGAGCCTGAAGAAGTGGAAGAAAGACCTGAAATCGAAGAAGAACCCGAAGAAGAAATTGAGGAAGTTGAAGAAAAGCCAGAAGTTGAGGAAGTAGTTGAAATCGAAGAAGAAATAGAAGAAGAGCCTGAAGAGCTTGAAGAGGTAGAAGTTGTAGAAGAAGCAGAGGTTGAGGTAGAAGAAGAATTAAATGAAAGTGAAGAAGAACAGCTTCCAGAATGGGTTTTAAATCAAAATGAAGTAGAAGAGCCAGAAGAAAGTGAAGATGATTCATTTGATTTAGACAGCTATCTGGCTGAATTAAGAAATAATAATGATGATGCTGATGATGAGGAAAATGAGGTTGTAGACGAAATTGTTAACAGAGAAAGTGAAGAAGTTGAAAGTTCTCAGCCTGCAGAAGAACAAATTGAGAATGGTGGCTCTGATGATACAGACAGTGGAGAAGATGAAATATATGATCTACGTGAAAATGGTCATTCTGGAATAGATAGACCATCAATAAGAAATCATAGAGCACCTGAATATCCCCCTCAAATGAGAAGAAGAAATATTGAAGGCAGGGTTATCTTAAGTCTTAAAATAGACCAGGATGGTAAGACAAGTGAGTTTGAAATACATGACAGTTCTGGTTATGATGCTTTTGATCAGGCTGCTTTGAGTGCAGTTAAAGAATGGGAATTTGAAGCTGCAAAATTGGATGATCAATTTGTAAGTGTAAGAATCACACTACCAATTCGATTCGAACTCGATTAA